From Ptychodera flava strain L36383 chromosome 2, AS_Pfla_20210202, whole genome shotgun sequence, the proteins below share one genomic window:
- the LOC139148082 gene encoding ly6/PLAUR domain-containing protein 2-like, whose protein sequence is MSRVAFVILVLGFTGNLSVALRCYICGGSNCQTSFEGTDAECTSYTSPRCAVTRYEADGIVTIFHRRCIEASLCADGCEEGDISGVHTKACIDCCDTDLCNTGTLFTPFVLLLIGGTVTAVGISATMSK, encoded by the exons ATGTCTCGCGTGGCGTTCGTCATTTTAGTGTTGG GCTTTACCGGCAACTTGTCTGTTGCTTTAAGATGCTACATATGCGGCGGGAGTAACTGTCAAACGTCTTTTGAGGGCACCGATGCCGAATGTACTTCATACACCTCTCCACGCTGCGCA GTTACTCGATATGAAGCAGATGGTATCGTGACCATTTTTCATAGAAGATGCATTGAAGCCTCACTATGTGCCGACGGATGTGAGGAGGGTGACATTTCAG gtGTCCACACGAAAGCTTGCATTGATTGCTGCGATACAGATTTGTGTAACACCGGAACGCTGTTCACACCGTTTGTACTTTTGCTAATAGGTGGTACGGTTACGGCTGTCGGAATATCTGCGACAATGTCAAAATGA